A window of Rhododendron vialii isolate Sample 1 chromosome 11a, ASM3025357v1 contains these coding sequences:
- the LOC131306426 gene encoding uncharacterized protein LOC131306426 isoform X3: protein MHWIKPISFLFPFSNYGRKFTPRRERERDCVVVQLEERKGPSGILHSSGRNSMDLSDCHCNRLAKGDGRKLDVCEAILEVGHRDSLLRGIYLWRSVIEENMIIT from the exons ATGCACTGGATCAAACCCATATCGTTTCTTTTTCCGTTCTCCAATTACGGGAGAAAATTCACTccgcggagagagagagagagagattgtgtggtTGTTCAGCTGGAGGAAAGGAAAGGGCCTTCGGGGATTTTGCATAGCTCAGGAAGGAATTCAATGGACTTGTCCGACTGCCATTGTAACAG GCTGGCTAAAGGAGATGGAAGGAAGCTCGATGTTTGTGAGGCAATCTTGGAAGTCGGTCATAGAGATTCACTTTTGAGAGGCATATA TCTTTGGAGGAGTGTGATTGAGGAAAATATG ATTATAACATGA
- the LOC131306426 gene encoding uncharacterized protein LOC131306426 isoform X2, producing the protein MHWIKPISFLFPFSNYGRKFTPRRERERDCVVVQLEERKGPSGILHSSGRNSMDLSDCHCNRLAKGDGRKLDVCEAILEVGHRDSLLRGIYLWRSVIEENMVSCRFSGGPIRVLYVIIT; encoded by the exons ATGCACTGGATCAAACCCATATCGTTTCTTTTTCCGTTCTCCAATTACGGGAGAAAATTCACTccgcggagagagagagagagagattgtgtggtTGTTCAGCTGGAGGAAAGGAAAGGGCCTTCGGGGATTTTGCATAGCTCAGGAAGGAATTCAATGGACTTGTCCGACTGCCATTGTAACAG GCTGGCTAAAGGAGATGGAAGGAAGCTCGATGTTTGTGAGGCAATCTTGGAAGTCGGTCATAGAGATTCACTTTTGAGAGGCATATA TCTTTGGAGGAGTGTGATTGAGGAAAATATGGTATCATGTCGGTTTAGTGGAGGACCCATCAGAGTTTTATATGTG ATTATAACATGA
- the LOC131306426 gene encoding uncharacterized protein LOC131306426 isoform X1, translated as MHWIKPISFLFPFSNYGRKFTPRRERERDCVVVQLEERKGPSGILHSSGRNSMDLSDCHCNRLAKGDGRKLDVCEAILEVGHRDSLLRGIYLWRSVIEENMVSCRFSGGPIRVLYVVGLCNKSIMSIW; from the exons ATGCACTGGATCAAACCCATATCGTTTCTTTTTCCGTTCTCCAATTACGGGAGAAAATTCACTccgcggagagagagagagagagattgtgtggtTGTTCAGCTGGAGGAAAGGAAAGGGCCTTCGGGGATTTTGCATAGCTCAGGAAGGAATTCAATGGACTTGTCCGACTGCCATTGTAACAG GCTGGCTAAAGGAGATGGAAGGAAGCTCGATGTTTGTGAGGCAATCTTGGAAGTCGGTCATAGAGATTCACTTTTGAGAGGCATATA TCTTTGGAGGAGTGTGATTGAGGAAAATATGGTATCATGTCGGTTTAGTGGAGGACCCATCAGAGTTTTATATGTGGTAGGCCTTTGTAATAAGAGTATTATGAGTATCTGGTAG